The nucleotide window GCGTCCGAGCCGATCGCGAACAGAGCGATGTCCCAGCCGCTGAAGTCGAACGTGGCGAGATCCTGGGTCTTGAGCGTCTTGTCGCCAAAGCTCACTTCCGTGCCGAGCGAGCGGCGCGATGCCAGCGCCGCGATTTCGTCGACAGGAAACTCGCGTTCGGCGAGGATGTTCAGCATTTCACGGCCCACGTTTCCCGTGGCGCCGGCGACAACGACCTTGTAGCCCATTCGGGTCTCCTTCGTTTGCGATGCGCGCACGGCGTTCCGCGGCGCGCCAGATTAGCGCGGGTCTTACCGTATGGTCCGCCTCAGTGAAAGGGGCTTGCCGGGAGGATACGCACCGTAGCGACGAATCGTTCCCGCAGAGCGCGAGTTCGCCGGCTGGTGTTTCCGCTACGCGAGGTAAGCACATCGTGAAATGGCGAAAACGGCATCACGTATCGCGCGTGATCGGTGAAAACCTGCCCATTCTCGCAGATGCAGAAATTCCATACTTGTCTAGGTATTGGGCATTCGCCTAGATGGAACGTGAATTTGATCACCCGTTAGGCAGTTGAGACACGTCATGTGCCGGTGACGTCAAGCGATCTTCTCTGGCATCAGACGCCATTTTAGCACGAAGAAGCGGACTGCGTTCGTGGAGGACGGAATACATGCTCTACAAGATCGTCACGTCTTTGACGCGGACGCAGAAACAGTTCCTCTTCATGCTGACAGACGCGGGAATGATCGCGGTCGCGATGATCTCGGCGCTGACCTTGAACGCAGCGACCCACGCGACCCATCCCGACACGATTCGCCTCACGCTCCTCGTGCTCTCTCTCGTGGTCATGGGAGGCGTCGCCTCGTGGCAGCTGGGACTGCCGAAATTCACGCTTAACGCCTATGATGCCCGCGGCATCACCCGCACCGCCGCCTTCGCGGCAATTTGCGGCCTGGGCGGCGTGGCGTTGAACGGGATGGTGGTTCCACCCCTCTCGCACGCGATCTACTTCAACTTCTCGCTGCTGCTTCTGGTGCTCTGCGTCTCATGGCGCTTCCTGCTGCGCTACGCCACGCTCGAGATCTACCGTCGTGGCATGAACCGGATGCGGGTGCTGATCTACGGCGCCGGCCAGACCGGGCAGCAGCTTGCCGTGGCCCTGAGGCACGACAACGCCATCGAGCCGGTGGCTTTCATCGACGACAACCCGACGCTGCAGAGCCAGGTCGTCGCCGGCCTGCGGGTCCATGCCCCCTCGGCGGTCAAGGAGTTGATTGCGCGCAAGGGCATCGAACGCGTGGTGCTGGCCATGCCGTCGATCAGCCAGCCGCAACTGGCCCGCATCGCGCATCGCCTGCGCCAGATCGGCTGCGAGGTGCACGCGCTGCCGTCCTTCGCCGAACTGGTGGGAGAGGGCGAACTGAAAAAGCGCGTCTCGCCGGTGTCGCTCGATGACCTTCTCGGCCGCAACCGGCTGGAGTCCGAACTCCCGGGCGTGAGCCACGCCTATACCGGCCGCCGCATCGTCATCACCGGTGCAGGCGGTTCGATCGGCTCGGAGCTTTGCCGCCAGCTCATCGCCTGCAAGCCCGAGTGCGTCGTTCTGGTCGATCACTCCGAGCTCGGCCTCTACAACATCGACAAGGAACTGCGCGACCTGACCCGGGGCAGCGGCATGACCATCGTGCCGGTGCTTGGCTCGGTGCTCGACGAGACGCTGATGGCCCGCATCATGGCGGAGCATCGCATCGAGGTGGTGCTGCACGCGGCCGCCTACAAGCACCTGCCGCTGGTCGAATGCAACGTGCTGTCGGGCCTGAACAACAACGTCATCGGCACCAAGATCCTCGCCGAGGTCGCCCGCGAGGCCGGGGTCGAGCGCTTCATCCTCGTGTCCTCGGACAAGGCCGTGCGCCCGACCAACGTCATGGGCGCCTCGAAACGGCTGGCCGAACTGGTGGTGCAGGATCTCGCGACCCGCAGCACCGGCACCCGCTTCTCGATGGTCCGCTTCGGGAATGTCCTTGGCTCGTCCGGCTCGGTCATCCCGCTCTTCGAGGAGCAGATCGCGCGCGGCGGGCCCGTCACGCTGACCGATCCCAAGGTCACGCGCTATTTCATGACCATCTCGGAAGCTGCACGGCTGGTGCTGCTCGCCGGATCCTTTGCCCGGGGCGGCGACGTCTTCGTGCTCGACATGGGCGAGCCGGTGCCGATCCGCAAGCTGGCCCGCCAGATGATCGAGGGGGCCGGCTACACGGTCAAGGACGGCGACCACCCCGACGGCGACATCGAGATCAAGATCACCGGCCTGCGCAAGGGCGAGAAGCTGCACGAAGAGCTTCTGATCTCCTCCGACATGCTGACCACGCCGCACCACAAGATCCTGCGCGCGCAGGAGAGCTACCTGTCGGAGTTCGAGATCGCCACCGCCATGAAGGACCTGCGCAACGCCATCGCCGCCACCGACGAGGACATGGCGCATGGCATCATTGCCCGCTGGGTCGAGCACGGCGAGAAGGATGCCGAGGCGACCGAAGCGAAACGGCTCTGAACCCCGGCTTCGGGGGCTTCGCCCCTCACGAATGACCGGACGAAAAAAGGGCAGCCTCGGGCCGCCCTTTTTGCATTTTGATGGATCGTCTCCTGCGACTGGCCGAGGGAGCCTCAGCGCCCGGGGATGTCGTCACGCGCCGGTGCCGGACCCCATTCCTCGATGATCGCCGCCGCCTCGTCGGCGCTTTCCACGAAGCGGAACAGGTCGAGGTCCTCGGGGCTGATGGTGCCCGCGTCCTCCAGCGCCTTCCAGTTGATGATGGTCTCCCAGAAGCTGCGGCCGAAGAGCAAAAAGGGCACCCGCTCCATCCGTCCGGTCTGGATCAGGGTAAGCGCCTCGAACATCTCGTCGAGCGTGCCGAAGCCGCCCGGGAAGACGCAGATCGCGCGGGCGCGCATCAGGAAGTGCATCTTGCGGATCGCGAAGTAATGAAAGTTGAAGCACAGGTCCGGCGTGACATGCTCGTTCGGCGCCTGCTCGTGCGGCAGAACGATGTTGAGCCCGATCGACACCCCGCCGGCCTGTTCGGCGCCGAGGTTTCCTGCTTCCATCACGCCTGGCCCGCCGCCGGTGGCGATGACGAACTCGCGGTTGCCCGTCTCGATCGACTTCTCGGTCATCTTCTGCGCGAAGATCCGGGCCTCTTCGTAGAAGTGCGACAGCTCCGCGAGCGTCTGCGTCCGCGCACCGGCCTTCTCGGCGGGGGAGGGGATGCGGGCGCCGCCGAACAGCACGACGGTCGAGTCGATCTGCCGCTCATCGAGGATGAGCTGCGGTTTCAGCAGTTCGAGCTGCAGCCGCACCGGGCGCAGCTCCTCGCGGCAGAGAAAGGACTCGTCGGCAAAGGCGAGCCGGTAGGACGGCGCCCGCGTCTGCGGCGTGTCGGGGATCTGTTCCGCGGTCTCGCGGTCGCGGCCTGCATCGCGGAAGATCGAATGGCGTGGATCGTTCATTGTCTTGGTTTCCTTGTCCTGCCTTGTCCTGAACTATAGCGTCGGGCAGTCGCGCGTCACCATTGGAAGCATGCGACGACACGGAAACGGGAGCGCGTGGCGGCCCTCCGCAGGCTAGGCAAGCGCCGCCCCAAGGGTGATCCAGCCCGCGATCTCGGCGCAAAGCTGCACGGCGCCCAGCACGTCGCCGGTCTGACCGCCAAGGCGCGCGCGGGCGCGTCCTGCCACGATCAGCGCCGAAAGGGCCATGACCGCCAGCGCCAGCAACCCCGCCAGCCCGAGCGGCAGGCAAAGCAGGGTGGCGAGGAGCGTGCCCGGCAGCCATGCACCGGGGCCGGATGCCCGGCCGGATGCACTGCGGCCCAGACCATCCGCGCGGGCCGGGGGCAGGCGGTCGAGCACCACCAGCATGGCCAGCCGGCTGCCCACGGCGGCCAGCGCCAGCGCGGCACCGCCATGGGCCGAGACCGGCAGTCCGGCGAGTGCCGCCGCGCCGAGGCCCGCCGCGAGGATCAGCGCGAGCGCGCCGTAGCTGCCGACGCGGCTGTCGCGCATGATCTCGAGCCGCTGTGCGCGGTCGCGTCCGCCCATGCCGTCGACGAAATCCGCAAGCCCGTCGAAATGCAGCCCGCCGGTCGCGAGCACCATGGCCGCAAGCGCAAGCAGCCCCGCGACCAATTCCGACATCCCGAGCGCCGCGCTGCCTGCCAGCACCGCCCAGCCGATCAGCGCAACCGGCAACCCCGCCAGCGGCAGCGCCCAGCGGGCCTCGGACATCGCGGGCGGATCGCCGTCGAAGCGACCGGCGGGCAGCCGCGTGAGCATCATCAGCGCCAGCCGCGCCTCGCGGATGCGGCGCGCGGCGCTCACCCGCCCGAGACCCCGGCCTCGGCGAAGGTTGCCATGCCGTTGTGGCAGGCCAGCGCGCCGCGCAGCACGCCAAGCGCCAGCGCCGCGCCCGAGCCCTCGCCGAGCGCCATGCCGAGATCGAGGATCGGACGCTTGTCCATGGCCTCGGTCATGCCGCGATGGCCCGGCTCGGCGCTCGCGTGGCCGATCAGGCAGTGGTCGAGCAGGGCCGGGTCGGCGGCCCAGAGCGGCGCCACCGAGGCGGTGCAGATGAAACCGTCGAGCAATACCGGGATGCGCCGCAGCCGCGCCGCAAGCACCGCGCCGCAGATCGCCGCCTGTTCGCGCCCGCCGACGGCGGAGAGCCAGCCAAGACCGCTGGAGCCCGCGTGACGGGCGACACCGTGCGCGACCACCTCGGCCTTGTGCGCGATGGCGGGGGTGTCCGAGCCGGTGCCGCGCCCGACCCAGCCGCGCGCCTCGCCGCCGAAGACCGCGTGCGCCAGCGCCGCCGCCACCGTGGAGTTGCCGATGCCCATCTCGCCGAGGATCAGCACGTCGGCCTCCGGGGCGACCGCCGCCGCACCGGCCTGCATCGCGGCAAGGGTCTCGGCCTCGTCCATCGCAGGGCCGTCGGTGAAATCCCGCGTCGGTCGGTCGAGCTCCAGCGGAACGACCGAAAGCGCCGCGCCGTTCAGCGCGCAGAGTTGGTTGATGGCGGCGCCGCCCGCCTCGAAGTTGGCAACCATCTGCGCGGTCACCGCCTGCGGGAAGGGGTTCACGCCCTGTGCACAGATGCCGTGGTTTCCGGCGAAGACCAGCGCCTGCGCATGGTCGATCGCGGGCCGCACGCGGCCCTGCCAGCCGGCCAGGAACACCGCCAGATCCTCGAGTCGACCCAGCGACCCCGGGGGCTTGGTCAGGTCGAGCTGCCGCGCGCGGGCGGCTTCAGCGGCGGTGTCGTCGAAACAGGGCAGCGAAAGGGCGGTCACGGAGTCGAGCGAGGCAAGCGGCAGCGTATCGGTCATGTCATTTCACCTTGAGGGGATGGCCCGCGACGCAGAGCCAGAGTTCGTCGCTCGCGGTGGCGACCTTCTGGTTCACCAGGCCCGCCGCGTCGCGAAAGGCGCGGGCCAGGGCGTTCTCGGGGACGATCCCGGCGCCGACCTCGTTGGTCACGAAGACCACCGGCGCGCGCAGGTCGGGGAGGGCGGCGGCAAGCGCGTCGGACGCGGCCTCCCAGTCCTGCCCCGAGAGCATCAGGTTGCTGAGCCAGAGCGTCAGGCAGTCGACCAGCCGGGGCGCGCCGTCGCTGTCGGTGTCGCGAAGCGCGCCGAGCAGGTCGAGAGGGGCGCCGATGGTGCGCCATTCCGGCCCGCGCCGCGCCTGGTGGCGGGCGATGCGGTCGGCCATTTCGGCGTCATGCGCCTCGGCGGTGGCGATGTAGATCGCCGGTTGTCCAAGCACGAGCGTGCGCTCTTCGGCGTGGCGGCTCTTGCCGGACCGGACACCGCCGGTGATGAGGATCGACTTTCCCATGGCGTCGTGACAAAGCAGGTTCCGCCTGATTTGGGAAGACCGGATGACCCCGCCCGACACCGACGAACTCGTGCTGATCCGCCACGCCCCGGCCGACCACGGCGGGCGGCTGTGCGGTCGTACCGACGTGCCCGCGCGCCTGCCCGATGCGGCCGCGCTCGCGCCCCTGCGGGCATGGCTGGCCGGGTGCACGGATGTGGTTGCGAGCCCCGCTTCGCGCTGCGTCGAAACCGCCCGCGTGCTGTTTCCGGGCTGCGAGGCGCGCCTCGACGCGACCCTGTGGGAGCAGGATTTCGGCGAGGAAGACGGTCTGCCGTTCGCGGCGCTTCCCGACCTCGGCCCCTTGCCGCGTGATGCGCTTGCGCGGAGATGCCCGCCCGGCGGCGAGAGCTTTCTCGACATGGTGGCCCGTGTGGGGCCCACGCTGGAGGCGCTTGCGGCGCAGGTGCGCACCGGCGGACCGGTCGTGGTCGTGGCCCACGCCGGAACCGTGCGCACGGCGCTGGGGATGGCGCTTGGCGAGCCGTCGGCGGGCCTCGGCTTCGAGGTTGCGCCGCTGTCGGTGACCCGTCTGCGCTGTTTCGAGGGCGGATTTTCGGTGATCGGATGCAACTGGCCCGGCCCCGGGAGGGCAGCGCAGGCATGATCCTTGTCGCCTTCCTGATCGACAGCCTTTTCGGCTGGCCGCGCGCGTTGTTCGAGCGCATCTCGCATCCCGTCGTGTGGATCGGAGCGCTGATCTCGGGCCTCGAGGCGCGGCTGAACGATGGCGACCCGCAGCGCCGGCGCAGCATGGGAGCGGTCACCGTGGTGCTCGTGCTGCTGGCGTCTGTGGTGCCCGCGATGATACTGCAAAACGCGCTGCCGGATGGGCTGGCCGGGGCGCTGCTTGGCGGTCTGCTGGCATGGCCATTCCTCGCGGTGCGCTCGATGCGTGACCACGTGGCAGACGTTGCCCGCCCGCTGGCCGAGGGTGACATCGGCGCGGCCCGCCGGGCGGTGGCGAAGATCGTCGGGCGCGACCCGGTGCGGCTCGACCGGTCGGGGATCGCGCGGGCGGCGCTCGAGAGCCTTGCCGAGAACACTTCGGACGGCATCGTCGCGCCGCTGTTCTGGGGCGTGATCGGGGGTCTGCCGGGGCTCGTGGCCTACAAGGCGATCAACACCATGGATTCGATGATCGGCCATCGCAACGCGCGCTACGAGGATTTCGGAAAGGCCGCCGCGCGGCTCGACGATCTCGTGAACCTCGTGCCGGCGCGGCTGACAGGGCTGCTCTTCGCTCTGGCCTCGGGGCGGCCCCGCGCCGCGCTGCGGGTGATGCGCCGCGACGCGGCCCACCACCGGTCGCCAAACGCCGGCTGGCCCGAGGCGGCGCTGGCGGGCGCGCTGTCGGTGCGGCTGTCCGGCCCCCGGGTCTATGGCGACGTGGTCGCCGACGAGCCCTGGGTGAATGCCGCGGGCGAGGATGCGGGACCTGACGCGCTCAGCCGCGGGCTGCGGCTCTACCGCCGAACCATGGTGCTCTGCGGCGTGCTGTTGCTCGTTCTGCTCTGAGGCCGACTGAGCGTTCCTCTGCCGATGCTCTCGCGCAGCGATCACGACTGCGCGCCCGGCCCTGTGCGGGCACGTCAATTCGCGTATCATGCAGGTGTCGACCCCGGAGAAGAGATCGCCATGCCCGCCTTCGACCCCGTTCTTGCCGACATTCGCTTCGGCTGCGGCCTGTCGCCCTATATCCCTCCGCCCGCGGATGCCGAGGCGCTGATCGGCAGCCTGACCGCGCCGGACGGGGCGGCCGAGCGGCACGAGGTCGAGGATTTCGAGACCTTCATGGCGCGTATGATCGACTACAACGAGCAGCTGCGCATTCGCCGCAAGACCCGTGGCACACCCGAGGCGGAGGCGGCGACCAAACAGATCCGGGTGCTCAACAAGCACGCGCGCATCGCGCAGATGACCTGGATGGCGCAGCAGATGGCGCGGCGCACGACCACCGCCACCCCCTTCCGCGAGCGGCTGGCCGGGTTCTGGGCCGATCATTTCACCGTGGTCGGCAAGGCGGGGCTGACGCGCCGGGGGGCGTCTCCCTATGTCGAAAGCGCGATCCGTCCGCATCTGGCGGGGAAGTTCGAGACGCTGCTCATCGCCGCCGTGACGCATCCGATGATGGTGATCTACCTCGACCAGCGTAATTCGATGGGGCCGAACTCGCCCCGCGCGCTGAAGCGTGACGCTGCCTCCGGCCTGAACGAGAACCTGGCGCGCGAGATCCTCGAACTGCACACCATGGGGCCGGACGGTCCCTACACGCAGACGGACGTGCGCGAGCTGGCGGAGCTGCTGACCGGGCTTACCATGCAGGTGCCCGCGGGGCGCAAGTTCCGCAGGGACTACGCCGAGCCGGGCGCCGAGACGGTGCTGGGCAAGACCTACGGTGGCGATCCGGCGAAATTCACCGACATCTGGCACGCGCTGGAGGACATCGCGCGGCACCCGGCGACAGCGCGGCATCTCGCGCGGAAGCTGGCGCGGCATTTCGTGTCGGACACGCCGGATCCGGCGCTGGTCACGGCGATCGAGACAGCGCTGCTCGACAGCGAGATGGACCTGACGCAGGCCTATCGCGCGATGGTGACGCACCCCGCCGCCTGGAGCACCGAGCGGCCGAACGTGAAGCGGCCCTTCGAATTCGTCAGCTCGGCGCTGCGCGCGCTTGCCATGCCGCCGAAGCTGTTGCTGGGGCTCGACGAACGGCGCTTCAAGCAGCGGATCCAGCGGCCGATGGTGCTCATGGGGCATGCCTGGGAACGACCCGACGGCCCCGATGGCCTCGAGGAGGCCGACGACGCCTGGATTACGCCGCAGGGGCTGGCCGCGCGGCTGCAATGGGCGGTGTCGATGCCGCAGGTGCTGATGCCGGGCAAGCTGCCCGACCCGCGGATCTTCGTGAAACAGGCGCTGGCAGACCGCGCCACGCCGGCGGTGCATTTCGCCGCGAAGGCCGCCGAGAGCCGCGCCGACGGGGTGGGGCTGGTGCTGGCCTCTCCCGCTTTCCAGAGGATGTGAGCCATGGCCCGAGACCTGTCACGACGCGCCTTCCTGACCCGTTCCGCCGCCATCGGCTGCTCGCTCGCCGCGAGCCCGCTGGTCACGCCCGTGACTTTCGCCGCCGCGCCGGGAGAAAGCCGGCTGGTGGTCATCATCCTGCGCGGAGCAATGGACGGGCTTGCCGCGGTGCAACCCTATGGCGACCCGGCCTGGGCGGCTCTGCGCGGTCGGCCCGATCTGGGCGCCGAGGACGGCCCGGCGGACCTCGATGGTTTCTACGCGATGCATCCGGCACTGCGGCCGTTGCTGCCGCTCTGGAGGCAGGGAGAGCTGGGGTTCATTCACGCGGTCTCGACCCCCTATCGCGACAAGCGCAGCCATTTCGACGGGCAGGACCTGCTCGAGGCCGGTATCACGGATCTGAGCGGGGGGCTCAGCCGCGACGGCTGGCTCAACCGCCTGTTGCAGCATTACCCGGGGGTCGGCACCGAGACCGCCTATGCGGTGGGGCGCGACGCGCTGCCGATCCTGAACGGTGAAGCGCCGGTGTCGCGCTGGACGCCGGAGGCGGATCTGAGTCTCAGCCCGCAGGCGGTTCGGCTGGCCGAGCTGGTGATGCAGGACGACCCTGCCTTTGCGGCAGCGCTTGGTCAGGCCCTGCGGATTGCGGGGGCGGACGGCGACGCGGTCGAAAGCGGCATGGGGCCGGAAGAGGTCGATAGCATGATGGGCGAGGCGCTGACCGCGACGCGCGGCCAGTCGGCAGAGGTGCGGGTGGCAGGCTTCGTGGGCGCGCAGTTGCGCCGCGAGTCGCGCATCGCGTCGTTCTCGATCAACGGGTGGGACACGCACGATCACCAGGAGCGGCATCTCAAGGGGGCGCTCGGGGGGCTGTCCGACGTGATCCTGACCCTGCGCGAGAGCATGGGCGGCGACGTCTGGAAGAAAACGGCCGTCGTGGCGATGACGGAGTTCGGCCGCACCGCCAGCATTAACGGCACCTCCGGCACCGACCACGGCACCGGCGGGGCGATGGTCCTTGCGGGCGGCGCCATTCGCGGCGGCCGTGTGGTGGCCGAATGGCCGGGGCTCGACGAGGCGTCGCTTTACGCGCGCCGCGACCTGATGCCGACGCGCGACCTGCGCGCCCATGCGGGCTGGCTGATCAACGGGCTGTTCGGCCTCGATCGCGGGGTGATCGAGCGGGATGTCTTTCCGGGCGTCGAACTGGGCGCCGATCCGCGTCTTCTGCTCTGAGGCAGGCTGCGTCAGATCGCCACGCGGTCGGCGAGACGGTCCTGCACGAGACCGGCGACGCGGGCGATCTCGGCCTTGGTGGGCCGCCCTTCGGCGCGGGCTTCGGCAAGCCCCTCGGCGGCGGTCCTGAGCGCGAGATCCCCGGCGCTATGGGCGACCCCGAACAGGAACTGCGCAATGTAGTCGAGCATCCGTTCGTCGCCGTCATCGCCAAGCACGTCGGCGGCATGGGCCATGTCATCGCGATAGGCCAGCGGATCGGGGCGCACCGGTTCTTCCGAGACCAGCCGCAGGCCGCGCGGTTGCCGCTCGGGCGGCAGGCACGAGATGATGGTGTTCTGGAAGGTGGCGAGATTTTCCACTGGCTTCGGAAAAAATCCATCGGCACCAGCGGCATAGGCGACATCCTCGGCGAAGCTGTCACCGCTGGTGCCAAGCACGACGGCAACGCGCGGCAGAGAGGTCGACACCTCGGCAATCAGCTCGGCCCCCGAGCCGTCGGGCAGGCCGAGGTCGATGATCGTGACCGTCGGACGGTAGAGCGCAAGATGGCGGCGCGCCGATTGCAGGCAGTCTGCCCGGCGGATCCGCGCGCCGCTGCGCAGGCACAGCAGGCGCATGGCATCGCAGGCGAAGCGGCTGTCTTCGACCACCAGAACCGTCATCCCCAGCAGGGGGCGGGTCGCGGTGGGGCGCGGGATCTGGGTCAGTCCATCCGAGTCGGTCATTCTGTCCTCCGTTGGGCTCTGACCGATTCATTGCCCGTTGAGCCTAACGGCCGGTTAACGCTCGCAGCATCTTGCGAAAATACCCGGGCCCGGGCGATAAGCGGGACGACATTGCAGACAGGAGGAATGCCATGATCGGCCGTCTGAATCACGTCGCCATCGCCGTCCCCGATCTCGGGGCCGCGATCGCGCAGTATCGCGATGCGCTGGGAGCCAACGTCGGCGATCCGCAGGACGAACCCGACCACGGCGTCACCGTTGTCTTCATCGAGCTGCCCAACACCAAGATCGAACTGCTGTATCCGCTGGGTGAAGGCTCGCCCATCGCCGCGTTCCTCGAGAAGAACCCCTCGGGCGGGATGCACCATGTCTGCTACGAGGTCGATGACATCATCGCCGCTCGCGACCGGCTCAAGGACAGCGGTGCGCGCGTGCTGGGCGACGGCGAGCCCAAGATCGGCGCCCACGGCAAGCCGGTGCTGTTTTTGCATCCGAAGGACTTTCAGGGCACTCTCGTGGAACTGGAGCAGGTCTGAGCGAAGGCGCGGACCCGAAGGGAGGCTAGCATGGGAATCACATCCGGAATCGTGCTTTTCGCGGTGATCTGGTTCATGACCTACCTGGTCGTGATCCCGTTCCGGCTGGAAACGCAGGGCGACCGCGGCGAGATCGTCGAGGGCACCCATGCGAGCAGCCCCGAGGTGCACAATCTCAAGAAGAAGGCGCTGATCACCACCGGCATCTCGGTCGTGCTATGGGCGATCATCGCGTCGATCATCCTGTCGGGCGTGATCTCGATCCGCGACATCGACAGCTGGACGTTCAACCGGATGGGGCCGCTGACGGGCGAGTGAGGCTCGCAACGGCTCGGGTCGAACGGAAAAACGGCGCGCAGGGGAGACCCGCGCGCCGTTCGTCGTACCTGCTTTCGGGACCGTGTGCCGGGGCTCAGGCCGGCCGGCGGCGGTTTTCGAGCCGGTGGAACAGGTGCGTGAAGGTCGCCGCCCCGAGGATCGGCACCAGCAGGTTCACCAGCGGGATGGTCAGCGGCACCACCATCAGCACGCCCGCGATCCAGACGGTCACGAAATGCCGCTTCCTGAGCCGTGCGGCGCCCTCGCGGCCGACCCTTCGGATCGCGGCGAGGGTGAAGTATTCGCGGCCAAGAAGGTAGCCGTTCAGCCCCCAGAAGATGAACGGCGCGAGTGGCGCGAAGATCAGGTAGAGCACCAGAGCGACGATATTGGCGCCGATGAGCACCCCGAGAAATCCGAGCGAGTCCCGGATGTTGTCCATAAGCGTCGGATCCGAGGCAGGCCCGAGCGCCGGGTAGTGCCGGTCCTCGACCGCCTGTGCCACCTCGTCGAGGAAGATGCCGGTGATCGCCGAGGCGACGGGCACCATCAGGAACACCGACAGCAACAGCATGAGCGGCACCGCGCCCCAGCTGATCGCATCGTCGACCCAGCTTACCGTGCCGATCCAGGGCAGCGTGACGCTA belongs to Salipiger profundus and includes:
- a CDS encoding DUF1501 domain-containing protein; amino-acid sequence: MARDLSRRAFLTRSAAIGCSLAASPLVTPVTFAAAPGESRLVVIILRGAMDGLAAVQPYGDPAWAALRGRPDLGAEDGPADLDGFYAMHPALRPLLPLWRQGELGFIHAVSTPYRDKRSHFDGQDLLEAGITDLSGGLSRDGWLNRLLQHYPGVGTETAYAVGRDALPILNGEAPVSRWTPEADLSLSPQAVRLAELVMQDDPAFAAALGQALRIAGADGDAVESGMGPEEVDSMMGEALTATRGQSAEVRVAGFVGAQLRRESRIASFSINGWDTHDHQERHLKGALGGLSDVILTLRESMGGDVWKKTAVVAMTEFGRTASINGTSGTDHGTGGAMVLAGGAIRGGRVVAEWPGLDEASLYARRDLMPTRDLRAHAGWLINGLFGLDRGVIERDVFPGVELGADPRLLL
- a CDS encoding response regulator; translated protein: MTDSDGLTQIPRPTATRPLLGMTVLVVEDSRFACDAMRLLCLRSGARIRRADCLQSARRHLALYRPTVTIIDLGLPDGSGAELIAEVSTSLPRVAVVLGTSGDSFAEDVAYAAGADGFFPKPVENLATFQNTIISCLPPERQPRGLRLVSEEPVRPDPLAYRDDMAHAADVLGDDGDERMLDYIAQFLFGVAHSAGDLALRTAAEGLAEARAEGRPTKAEIARVAGLVQDRLADRVAI
- the mce gene encoding methylmalonyl-CoA epimerase; the encoded protein is MIGRLNHVAIAVPDLGAAIAQYRDALGANVGDPQDEPDHGVTVVFIELPNTKIELLYPLGEGSPIAAFLEKNPSGGMHHVCYEVDDIIAARDRLKDSGARVLGDGEPKIGAHGKPVLFLHPKDFQGTLVELEQV
- a CDS encoding DUF1467 family protein, with the translated sequence MGITSGIVLFAVIWFMTYLVVIPFRLETQGDRGEIVEGTHASSPEVHNLKKKALITTGISVVLWAIIASIILSGVISIRDIDSWTFNRMGPLTGE
- a CDS encoding EI24 domain-containing protein, with amino-acid sequence MIPASFLAAIGQLGDRRFQSVLAKGVGLTVVLFIAFYLAFVWIVGWFLGDSVTLPWIGTVSWVDDAISWGAVPLMLLLSVFLMVPVASAITGIFLDEVAQAVEDRHYPALGPASDPTLMDNIRDSLGFLGVLIGANIVALVLYLIFAPLAPFIFWGLNGYLLGREYFTLAAIRRVGREGAARLRKRHFVTVWIAGVLMVVPLTIPLVNLLVPILGAATFTHLFHRLENRRRPA